Proteins co-encoded in one Polyangiaceae bacterium genomic window:
- a CDS encoding ABC transporter permease, giving the protein MSPLVTIARREFRSYWDSPLAYVVICLGFLALGVVFFTNVMDQSFWQVDRATLQSMFEFTPLGLIFLVPVITMRLMAEERRSGTLEMLITLPVKDSDVVMGKYLGALGLVLVLVVATLIYPIAMFKWPWDLGSIDMNPVWSAYLGLILYSAATVSIGLLVSSLTDSQAVAFFLTLAVLLALWILGVGAEHTQGTLSDVLAYASTRSRLEGFVKGLIDTRDIVFFVSITVLCLVFSFRALERRKWA; this is encoded by the coding sequence ATGTCGCCCTTGGTCACCATTGCGAGGCGTGAGTTCCGTTCCTACTGGGACTCCCCGCTCGCGTACGTTGTGATCTGCCTCGGCTTCCTGGCTCTCGGCGTGGTGTTCTTCACCAACGTCATGGACCAGAGCTTCTGGCAGGTCGACCGCGCCACCTTGCAGAGCATGTTCGAGTTCACTCCGCTCGGGCTCATCTTCCTCGTGCCGGTCATTACCATGCGGTTAATGGCCGAGGAGCGTCGCTCCGGCACCCTGGAGATGCTCATCACGTTGCCCGTCAAGGACAGCGATGTCGTGATGGGGAAGTACCTCGGCGCCCTTGGCTTGGTGCTGGTGCTGGTGGTTGCCACGCTCATCTACCCCATCGCCATGTTCAAGTGGCCGTGGGATCTCGGTTCCATCGACATGAACCCGGTGTGGAGCGCGTACCTTGGCTTGATCCTCTACAGCGCGGCGACGGTCTCGATCGGCCTACTCGTCAGCTCGCTCACGGATTCTCAAGCCGTCGCGTTCTTCCTCACGCTCGCGGTGCTGCTGGCGTTGTGGATCCTCGGCGTTGGCGCTGAGCACACCCAGGGCACGTTGAGTGACGTCCTGGCTTACGCCAGCACACGGTCGCGCCTGGAGGGCTTCGTGAAGGGGCTCATCGACACGCGGGACATCGTGTTCTTCGTCAGCATCACCGTGCTGTGCTTGGTCTTCTCTTTCCGCGCCCTCGAGCGGCGCAAGTGGGCGTGA
- a CDS encoding GldG family protein: MAGQDNRRKAAAQTGLYLIIITAIVVVANILSAGLYTQKDVTKNERYTLSEGSGSLVKSLKGPLQVDAYVTRGLASLDTYVRDLTELLKQYEKKGGENFKFTIIEPKTDEEKKAAGEEGLQEMPFAELSQTKDQSAAITQGYMGLVFKYGSEKLVIPALDTRRVDGLEFWISNKIREIRDKADGNEYKIGVITGKDELKLTDNNLIARQQGQQSPSIQQILTNAFPFYKFEDVDLKDGETEIDPKLRGLIITQPRKDYSDKELRRIDQFLMRGGKSLVVWASAVTMKPNDATMKADLNLHGLDKLLGGYGIKMNKDAVLDHDAQFRLPILTQSGVAAIGHPGIVHAVNEGDGDEATEMLDDSFAGFFRMAEMAIPFPSSLELEKDKQPEATIKSVARTSQGATVTASDTVDMALFADGSIKKWTAEGDPKSYIIAATVEAEPGKGKLKAALGTGDGIDVAASTDDARILVVSSSEFVTNPFAYAGNGPEMGGQFAMFGGMGGDKQLQQFATPYAQRYLTNTILSVKNTLDWMSGDADLLAASAKLMGDPNISYKDANIQKIKPTDDEDTQKSKAEANKQAREKLQGNVQYTLIFGMPLFFMAFGFIRWQLRNGKRAQMKI; encoded by the coding sequence ATGGCAGGTCAGGACAATCGGCGTAAGGCCGCGGCCCAGACTGGGCTCTACCTCATCATCATCACCGCGATCGTCGTGGTGGCGAACATCCTGAGCGCGGGTCTCTACACCCAGAAGGATGTCACCAAGAACGAGCGCTACACGCTGAGCGAAGGCTCAGGCAGCTTGGTCAAGAGCCTGAAGGGGCCGCTTCAGGTCGACGCATACGTCACCCGCGGCCTCGCCAGCCTCGACACCTACGTGCGCGACCTCACGGAGCTCCTCAAGCAGTACGAGAAGAAGGGCGGCGAGAACTTCAAGTTCACGATCATCGAACCCAAGACTGACGAGGAGAAGAAGGCTGCGGGCGAAGAAGGCCTGCAAGAGATGCCCTTCGCCGAGCTCAGCCAGACCAAGGATCAGTCGGCGGCGATCACTCAAGGCTACATGGGCCTGGTGTTCAAGTACGGCAGCGAGAAGCTCGTCATCCCCGCACTCGACACGCGCCGCGTAGACGGTCTCGAGTTCTGGATCAGCAACAAGATCCGCGAGATCCGCGATAAGGCCGACGGCAATGAGTACAAGATCGGCGTCATCACCGGCAAGGACGAGCTCAAGCTGACGGACAACAACCTGATCGCTCGTCAGCAGGGGCAGCAGAGCCCCAGCATCCAGCAGATCCTCACCAACGCGTTCCCGTTCTACAAGTTCGAGGACGTCGACCTGAAGGACGGCGAGACCGAGATCGACCCGAAGCTGCGCGGCCTGATCATCACCCAGCCTCGCAAGGACTACTCGGACAAGGAGCTACGTCGCATCGACCAGTTCCTGATGCGCGGTGGGAAGTCGTTGGTCGTGTGGGCGTCCGCCGTCACGATGAAGCCGAACGACGCCACGATGAAGGCGGATCTGAACCTCCATGGCCTGGACAAGCTGCTCGGTGGCTACGGCATCAAGATGAACAAGGACGCCGTGCTCGATCACGACGCCCAGTTCCGACTGCCGATCTTGACCCAGAGCGGCGTGGCCGCGATCGGTCACCCCGGCATCGTGCACGCCGTCAACGAAGGTGATGGCGACGAAGCCACGGAGATGCTCGACGACTCGTTCGCCGGTTTCTTCCGTATGGCTGAGATGGCGATCCCGTTCCCCTCGAGCCTCGAGCTCGAGAAGGACAAGCAGCCCGAAGCCACCATCAAGTCGGTTGCTCGGACTTCTCAGGGTGCCACCGTCACCGCATCGGACACCGTCGACATGGCGCTCTTCGCCGATGGCAGCATCAAGAAGTGGACCGCCGAGGGCGATCCCAAGAGCTACATCATCGCGGCCACCGTCGAAGCGGAGCCGGGGAAGGGCAAGCTCAAGGCCGCGCTCGGTACTGGCGACGGCATCGACGTCGCGGCGTCCACCGACGACGCGCGTATCCTCGTGGTCAGCTCCAGCGAGTTCGTCACCAACCCCTTCGCCTACGCGGGCAACGGTCCAGAGATGGGCGGTCAGTTCGCGATGTTCGGTGGGATGGGTGGCGACAAGCAGCTGCAGCAGTTCGCGACTCCCTACGCTCAGCGCTACCTCACCAACACCATCCTGAGCGTGAAGAACACCCTCGACTGGATGAGCGGCGACGCAGACCTGCTCGCGGCGAGCGCGAAGCTGATGGGCGATCCGAACATCAGTTACAAGGACGCCAACATCCAGAAGATCAAGCCGACGGACGACGAGGACACTCAGAAGTCCAAGGCCGAGGCAAACAAGCAGGCTCGCGAGAAGCTCCAGGGCAATGTGCAGTACACCCTGATCTTCGGCATGCCGCTGTTCTTCATGGCCTTCGGTTTCATCCGCTGGCAACTCCGCAACGGCAAGCGCGCTCAGATGAAGATCTGA
- a CDS encoding EscR/YscR/HrcR family type III secretion system export apparatus protein, whose translation MKRLLALLSFAALWLSPLIAQAQAKNPATTDDLLTRPIALVVALALVAILPFAFMTVTAFVKISTVLQIVRGAIGAQGVPSNTLVMALAGALTLLAMAPVGSRIADRAEPLWQGEAVQDTPVLVAGVFKAAVEPLRDFMRANASEREKKRFFELAKSARPEAERARVGQDDLVVLIPSFMVTELLEAFALGFALYLPFLVIDLVVGNVLLSLGMQMMNPTQVSLPFKLLLFVAIDGWGLLAQALVTGYATS comes from the coding sequence GTGAAGCGACTGTTGGCCTTGCTGAGCTTCGCGGCGCTGTGGCTCTCCCCGCTGATTGCACAGGCTCAAGCCAAGAACCCCGCGACCACGGACGACTTGCTGACGCGCCCCATTGCGCTGGTGGTTGCGCTGGCGTTGGTCGCCATTCTGCCGTTTGCCTTCATGACCGTGACGGCGTTCGTGAAGATCTCGACGGTGCTGCAGATCGTGCGGGGCGCGATTGGGGCACAAGGTGTACCGTCCAACACCTTGGTGATGGCGCTGGCGGGCGCGCTGACTTTGCTGGCCATGGCTCCCGTTGGCAGTCGCATTGCAGACCGCGCGGAACCACTTTGGCAGGGCGAAGCCGTTCAGGACACCCCAGTGCTGGTGGCTGGAGTGTTCAAGGCAGCCGTCGAACCGCTGCGAGACTTCATGCGCGCCAACGCGTCCGAGCGTGAGAAGAAGCGCTTCTTCGAGCTCGCGAAGTCAGCGCGCCCCGAGGCAGAACGCGCTCGCGTGGGCCAGGACGACCTAGTGGTGCTGATCCCTAGCTTCATGGTCACGGAGCTGCTGGAGGCTTTTGCCCTTGGCTTCGCGCTGTACCTGCCATTCTTGGTGATCGATCTGGTCGTCGGGAACGTGCTGCTTTCCCTGGGGATGCAGATGATGAACCCCACTCAAGTCAGCTTGCCGTTCAAGCTCTTGCTGTTCGTAGCCATCGACGGCTGGGGGCTGCTCGCTCAGGCGCTGGTGACCGGCTACGCCACGAGTTAG
- a CDS encoding DUF4340 domain-containing protein has protein sequence MGTETKLYVAVGVLAVLGGALYLNSKNKKAEAESYTQAGRAAELPSLTFTDDDTKKIDKIVLEKGADEDGGAGAEFELTKTGDEWKLTKPVAYKANQANVKSLLDALKRLKTSEQITTNKEQYDKFGVADGKGLHVVLYEGGNVKADLRFGEGGTRGQMARIGDKDGVYSVKGYSSFTFDRDAKGWRDLGILKFDEKDVESVELTNEHGEYTFAKDGDNWTAKYKKPKALGAGKIDDFDSAKVGDLLRAFKNLNAADFGDGKKLTDIGLEPPKGQLTIKLKEGKATYVISVGDKADGTNVWTKVNGDDQVFQVSSWAADWITAEPTKFSSKKDEKGAAPPPGGMPGGMPGGIDLSSLGGGHEGHDDE, from the coding sequence ATGGGTACAGAAACCAAGCTCTACGTCGCCGTCGGCGTGCTCGCCGTGCTGGGTGGCGCCCTCTACCTGAACTCGAAGAACAAGAAGGCAGAGGCGGAGAGCTACACCCAGGCGGGTCGCGCTGCTGAGCTGCCGTCGCTCACCTTCACCGACGACGACACCAAGAAGATCGACAAGATCGTCTTGGAGAAGGGCGCTGACGAAGACGGTGGTGCGGGTGCGGAGTTCGAGCTCACCAAGACCGGCGATGAGTGGAAGCTCACGAAGCCCGTCGCCTACAAGGCGAACCAGGCCAACGTGAAGAGCCTGCTCGATGCGCTCAAGCGGCTGAAGACCAGCGAGCAGATCACCACCAACAAGGAGCAGTACGACAAGTTCGGCGTCGCTGACGGCAAGGGCTTGCACGTCGTGCTCTATGAAGGTGGCAACGTCAAAGCCGACCTACGCTTCGGCGAGGGCGGCACCCGTGGCCAGATGGCGCGCATCGGTGACAAGGACGGCGTCTACAGCGTGAAAGGCTACTCGAGCTTCACCTTCGATCGCGACGCCAAGGGCTGGCGCGACCTCGGGATCCTGAAGTTCGACGAAAAGGACGTAGAGAGCGTCGAGCTGACCAACGAGCATGGTGAGTACACCTTTGCCAAGGACGGCGATAACTGGACTGCCAAGTACAAGAAGCCGAAGGCCCTCGGCGCTGGCAAGATCGACGACTTCGATTCCGCGAAAGTGGGGGATCTGTTGCGTGCGTTCAAGAACCTGAACGCGGCGGATTTTGGCGACGGCAAGAAGCTGACTGACATCGGCCTCGAGCCGCCCAAGGGCCAGCTCACCATCAAGCTGAAAGAGGGCAAGGCCACCTACGTTATTTCCGTGGGGGACAAAGCGGACGGCACCAACGTCTGGACCAAGGTCAACGGCGACGATCAGGTTTTCCAGGTCAGCTCTTGGGCTGCGGACTGGATCACTGCGGAGCCGACCAAGTTCAGCAGCAAGAAGGACGAGAAGGGCGCGGCTCCACCCCCTGGTGGAATGCCGGGTGGGATGCCGGGCGGAATCGACCTGAGCAGTCTTGGCGGTGGTCACGAAGGCCACGACGACGAGTAG
- a CDS encoding ATP-binding cassette domain-containing protein has product MIEANSLGKRFGSVKALDKISFEVRKGEVVGFLGPNGAGKSTTMRILTCFIAPSSGSAKVHGIDVFDNPLAVREKIGYLPQRAPLYTDMTVWEYLEFTSRIRGIDSGSFTNRLKKVVEVCGLAQVLGKDIGTLSHGYRQRVGLGQALIHDPPILILDEPTADLDPNEKAELLKYIKRIGKDRTILLSTHNLSEVEEACARAIIVSKGRVVADGVLDDIRARQGRLRYTITIDEKNAVKGSAPKAAEVAAAFQALKDAKSVRELPTDEKAHKFEVVSAETVDLRGELFRVAFDKGWMLLELRRDAQSLDAVFRDLTKGDEAKDRGRKVDDAVDDEFGYDDEDDDDEDLDDEDEEDTESASDESEDDEDEESDDDDDDESDDDEDDEEDKK; this is encoded by the coding sequence ATGATCGAAGCCAACTCGCTGGGAAAGCGATTCGGCTCAGTCAAAGCTCTAGACAAGATTAGCTTCGAAGTTCGCAAGGGCGAAGTGGTTGGCTTTTTGGGCCCGAACGGTGCCGGCAAGTCCACCACGATGCGCATCCTGACCTGCTTCATCGCGCCCAGCAGTGGGTCCGCGAAGGTGCATGGCATCGACGTGTTCGACAATCCCCTCGCCGTGCGCGAGAAGATCGGATACCTGCCTCAGCGCGCGCCGCTCTACACGGACATGACCGTTTGGGAGTACCTCGAGTTTACCTCGCGGATCCGCGGCATCGATTCCGGTAGCTTCACCAACCGCCTGAAGAAGGTGGTCGAGGTGTGCGGCCTCGCCCAGGTGCTGGGCAAGGACATCGGGACGCTGTCGCACGGTTATCGTCAGCGCGTCGGCCTCGGTCAGGCGCTGATTCATGACCCGCCGATCCTGATTCTCGACGAGCCCACGGCCGACCTCGATCCGAACGAGAAGGCTGAGCTCCTCAAGTACATCAAGCGCATCGGTAAGGACCGCACGATTCTCCTCAGCACTCACAACCTGAGTGAGGTCGAGGAAGCGTGTGCGCGCGCCATCATCGTCAGCAAGGGCCGCGTCGTCGCCGACGGTGTGCTCGACGACATCCGCGCGCGCCAAGGGCGCCTGCGTTACACGATCACCATCGACGAGAAGAACGCGGTCAAGGGCAGCGCGCCCAAGGCCGCTGAGGTCGCCGCCGCCTTCCAGGCGCTCAAGGACGCGAAGAGCGTGCGTGAGCTGCCCACGGACGAAAAGGCTCACAAGTTCGAGGTGGTCAGCGCCGAGACGGTGGACCTGCGTGGCGAGCTATTCCGCGTGGCATTCGACAAGGGTTGGATGCTCCTCGAGCTGCGTCGCGACGCTCAGAGTCTGGACGCGGTCTTCCGCGACCTGACCAAGGGCGACGAGGCGAAGGATCGCGGCCGTAAGGTGGACGACGCCGTCGACGACGAGTTCGGCTACGACGACGAAGACGATGATGACGAAGACTTGGACGACGAGGATGAAGAGGACACCGAGTCCGCCTCCGACGAGTCAGAAGATGATGAAGATGAAGAGTCCGATGACGACGACGACGATGAGTCGGACGACGACGAGGACGATGAGGAGGACAAGAAGTAA